A region from the Cryptosporangium arvum DSM 44712 genome encodes:
- a CDS encoding Glu/Leu/Phe/Val dehydrogenase dimerization domain-containing protein, producing MSFLRDLRDRDFEQLVVCRDPATGLESVIAIHDTTLGPALGGVRMRSYADPEDAVRDAMNLAQAMTYKSAVAGLELGGGKSVINAPADSPRRDDLLAAHARFIASLGGRYIPGADMGTGAADMDLIARYVPRVSSRRDPSRFTARGVLRALDAAASWAGVPVRRVAVQGLGKVGSHLVELLRARGVDVVVADVDASRVRGLDAVGVDEILAADVDVVCPCAAGGVLTEAVIDRLKARVVVPGANNALAADADAAMLAARGIVFVPDFVANAGGVIACEAEVKGTDDAIEAKIDAIGATTESILERASRHGTDPLTEARSLAARRLSTHRPYFPAGDATR from the coding sequence ATGAGCTTCTTGCGGGATCTCCGGGATCGGGACTTCGAGCAGCTGGTGGTGTGCCGCGACCCGGCCACCGGTCTCGAGTCCGTGATCGCCATCCACGACACGACGCTCGGACCCGCCCTCGGTGGCGTCCGGATGCGGAGTTACGCCGACCCGGAGGACGCGGTCCGGGACGCGATGAACCTCGCCCAGGCCATGACCTACAAGTCCGCGGTGGCCGGGCTGGAACTCGGCGGTGGCAAGAGCGTCATCAACGCACCGGCGGACTCCCCCCGGCGCGACGACCTGCTCGCCGCTCACGCGCGGTTCATCGCCTCGCTCGGCGGCCGGTACATCCCGGGCGCCGACATGGGCACCGGAGCGGCGGACATGGACCTGATCGCGCGGTACGTGCCGAGGGTCTCCAGCCGCCGGGACCCCTCGCGGTTCACCGCCCGGGGCGTGCTCCGTGCGCTCGACGCCGCGGCGTCGTGGGCCGGTGTGCCCGTGCGCCGGGTGGCCGTGCAGGGCCTGGGGAAGGTCGGTTCGCACCTGGTGGAGCTGTTGCGGGCCCGGGGTGTCGACGTGGTCGTCGCCGACGTCGACGCATCGCGGGTGCGCGGCCTGGACGCCGTCGGAGTCGACGAGATCCTCGCGGCCGACGTCGACGTCGTGTGCCCGTGCGCCGCCGGAGGTGTGCTGACCGAGGCGGTGATCGACCGGCTGAAAGCCCGGGTCGTGGTGCCGGGTGCGAACAACGCCCTGGCCGCGGACGCGGACGCGGCCATGCTCGCGGCGCGGGGCATCGTGTTCGTCCCGGACTTCGTGGCCAACGCCGGCGGGGTCATCGCCTGCGAGGCCGAGGTGAAGGGCACCGACGACGCGATCGAGGCGAAGATCGACGCGATCGGCGCCACCACCGAGTCCATCCTGGAGCGCGCCTCCCGGCACGGCACCGACCCGCTGACCGAAGCCAGGTCCCTGGCGGCCCGGCGCCTCTCCACCCACCGCCCGTACTTCCCGGCGGGTGACGCCACCCGGTGA
- a CDS encoding acyl-ACP desaturase: MTDQLTTAGLLLELEPVVETNLNRHLATAKEWFPHEYVPWSQGTDFDGVLGGTAWSEEQSTLSDVARTSLIVNLLTEDNLPSYHHEIAQMFGRDGAWGTWVHRWTAEEGRHGIAIRDYLLATRAVDPIALERARMVHMGTGFENAYLDDTVLHGIAYVSFQELATRVSHRNTGKISGDPICDQLLAKVAADENLHMIFYRNLLGAAFELAPDAAMRAVTDVVKTFQMPGHSIENFGRKSVQIAMAGIYDLRIHHDEVVIPVLRNLKALETTGLSDDGEKARDELVEFLAELDRQATRFSERRDKIAARKAARSA; encoded by the coding sequence ATGACCGATCAGCTGACGACAGCCGGCCTGCTCCTCGAACTCGAGCCGGTCGTCGAGACCAACCTGAACCGCCACCTGGCCACGGCCAAGGAATGGTTCCCGCACGAGTACGTCCCGTGGAGCCAGGGCACCGACTTCGACGGCGTCCTCGGAGGTACGGCCTGGTCCGAGGAGCAGTCCACGCTCAGCGACGTCGCCCGCACGTCGCTCATCGTGAACCTGCTCACCGAGGACAACCTGCCCAGCTACCACCACGAGATCGCGCAGATGTTCGGCCGCGACGGCGCGTGGGGCACCTGGGTGCACCGGTGGACCGCCGAGGAGGGCCGGCACGGCATCGCGATCCGCGACTACCTGCTCGCGACCCGCGCCGTCGACCCGATCGCGCTGGAGCGCGCCCGGATGGTGCACATGGGCACCGGCTTCGAAAACGCCTATCTGGACGACACGGTGCTGCACGGCATCGCGTACGTGTCCTTCCAGGAGCTCGCCACCCGGGTCTCGCACCGCAACACCGGCAAGATCAGTGGGGACCCGATCTGCGATCAGCTGCTGGCCAAGGTCGCCGCGGACGAGAACCTGCACATGATCTTCTACCGCAACCTGCTCGGCGCCGCGTTCGAGCTGGCGCCCGACGCGGCGATGCGAGCGGTGACCGACGTGGTCAAGACGTTCCAGATGCCCGGTCACAGCATCGAGAACTTCGGCCGCAAGTCGGTCCAGATCGCGATGGCGGGCATCTACGACCTACGGATCCACCACGACGAGGTGGTCATCCCGGTGCTGCGTAACCTCAAGGCGCTGGAGACCACGGGCCTGTCCGACGACGGCGAGAAGGCCCGCGACGAGCTGGTGGAGTTCCTCGCCGAGCTCGACCGCCAGGCGACCCGGTTCAGCGAGCGCCGCGACAAGATCGCCGCCAGGAAGGCCGCCCGCTCAGCCTGA
- a CDS encoding Lrp/AsnC family transcriptional regulator, translated as MATIDRLDVELLSRLMTNARAGVAELAAGLGVSRTTVQHRLRRLEEEGILVGFQPIINLSVIGLPVQALVSLEIDQREMPTIIDGLRELPEVLEVRIQAGREDLLVHVAIASLEELQRLTAAIVRLAGVRKTTSTFTVSTPIPYRVLPLLSDATRHAGWGRSTPAP; from the coding sequence ATGGCAACGATCGACCGCCTCGACGTCGAGCTGCTGTCGCGGCTGATGACGAACGCCCGCGCCGGGGTGGCCGAGCTCGCGGCCGGGCTGGGCGTGAGCCGGACGACCGTGCAGCACCGCCTCCGCCGCCTGGAGGAGGAAGGGATCCTGGTCGGCTTCCAGCCGATCATCAACCTGTCGGTCATCGGGCTGCCGGTGCAGGCCCTGGTGAGCCTGGAGATCGATCAGCGGGAGATGCCGACGATCATCGACGGGCTCCGGGAACTGCCCGAAGTGCTCGAGGTCCGGATCCAGGCCGGGCGCGAGGACCTGCTGGTCCACGTCGCGATCGCCTCGCTCGAGGAGTTGCAGCGGCTCACCGCGGCGATCGTGCGGCTGGCGGGGGTGCGCAAGACGACGTCGACGTTCACGGTCTCGACGCCGATCCCCTACCGCGTCCTGCCCCTGCTGAGCGACGCCACCCGCCACGCGGGCTGGGGTCGCTCGACCCCGGCCCCCTAG
- a CDS encoding thiamine pyrophosphate-dependent enzyme translates to MIQLLTPDGVLDRSHELDVDLARTLYRDMARARRLDQEALALQRQGELALWLQSWGQEAAQVGSMRALADEDWVFPSYREHAAALVRGITPTELLTQWRGSTHAGWDPAAYRFHFYSLVLGTQTLHATGYAMGTKLDGRSQVVVTYFGDGAASQGDVNEAFNWAATRSLPVLFICQNNQWAISTPTALQYGAPLHQRAAGFGLRSYHVDGNDVLAVHDVTRRAAASVRAGEGPALIEAATFRMGGHSTSDDPKRYRDQAEVDAWAAKDPLIRLRTLLERSGVRPAFFADLDAELGAFALEVRAACHAIEGGDLEELFGYTYAEPHPTAEHERAAYLERSA, encoded by the coding sequence ATGATCCAACTCCTCACCCCCGACGGCGTCCTCGACCGGAGCCACGAGCTCGACGTCGATCTCGCCCGGACCCTCTACCGAGACATGGCCCGGGCTCGCCGCCTCGACCAGGAAGCGCTCGCGCTCCAGCGGCAGGGCGAACTCGCGCTGTGGCTGCAGTCGTGGGGACAGGAGGCGGCCCAGGTCGGTTCGATGCGCGCGCTCGCCGACGAGGACTGGGTCTTCCCCTCCTACCGCGAACACGCGGCCGCCCTGGTCCGGGGCATCACCCCGACCGAGCTGCTGACCCAGTGGCGCGGCTCCACCCACGCGGGCTGGGATCCCGCCGCCTACCGGTTCCACTTCTACTCGCTCGTCCTCGGCACGCAGACGCTGCACGCCACCGGCTACGCGATGGGCACGAAGCTCGACGGCCGCAGCCAGGTCGTCGTCACGTACTTCGGCGACGGAGCCGCCAGCCAGGGCGACGTCAACGAGGCGTTCAACTGGGCCGCGACCAGGAGCCTCCCGGTCCTGTTCATCTGCCAGAACAACCAGTGGGCGATCTCGACCCCGACCGCGCTGCAGTACGGGGCGCCGCTGCACCAGCGCGCGGCCGGCTTCGGCCTGCGCAGCTACCACGTCGACGGCAACGACGTCCTCGCCGTCCACGACGTCACCCGGCGCGCCGCGGCGAGCGTCCGGGCCGGCGAGGGGCCGGCGCTCATCGAGGCGGCGACGTTCCGGATGGGCGGGCACTCCACGTCCGACGACCCGAAGCGCTACCGCGACCAGGCCGAGGTCGACGCCTGGGCGGCGAAGGATCCGCTGATCCGGCTGCGCACGCTGCTGGAACGGTCCGGGGTCCGGCCGGCGTTCTTCGCCGACCTCGACGCCGAGCTGGGGGCGTTCGCGCTCGAGGTCCGCGCCGCCTGCCACGCGATCGAGGGCGGCGACCTCGAGGAGCTCTTCGGCTACACCTACGCGGAACCCCATCCCACGGCCGAACACGAACGCGCCGCCTACCTGGAGCGCTCGGCATGA
- a CDS encoding GntR family transcriptional regulator, giving the protein MSIDPYGDRAVYKQLSDLLAAGIRSGEYQPGTPIPSESKLMTRHNVARNTVRLAMGVLRERGLVVTRHGRGTFVCGEENDQEQDQPSTSRSRAANSSGLPA; this is encoded by the coding sequence ATGAGCATCGATCCTTACGGTGACCGGGCCGTCTACAAGCAGTTGAGTGATCTGTTGGCGGCCGGTATCAGGAGTGGTGAATACCAGCCGGGAACGCCGATCCCGTCGGAGAGCAAACTGATGACGCGGCACAACGTCGCGCGCAACACCGTGCGTCTGGCGATGGGCGTACTACGCGAACGGGGCCTGGTCGTGACCCGCCACGGACGGGGCACGTTCGTCTGCGGCGAGGAGAACGACCAGGAGCAGGATCAGCCCAGCACCTCGCGGAGCCGGGCCGCGAACTCCTCGGGCTTGCCCGCGTAA
- a CDS encoding CGNR zinc finger domain-containing protein: protein MDPRPLLGEPLPLDLVNTRWTDDRGAHDLLELPGGLAIWLSSAGLADTVPESPETLDALRATRDALARGDADRLNETLRHGRIGRRLGPDGPENVVETDTPGWLAAWLAAEHYLRLLEQDPSRIRDCANPGCTLRFYDVSKAGARRWCSMAACGNRAKARSHYARQHRRAQ, encoded by the coding sequence ATGGACCCCCGGCCGCTGCTCGGCGAACCCCTTCCGCTGGACCTGGTGAACACGCGGTGGACCGACGACCGGGGCGCCCACGACCTGCTGGAGCTCCCCGGCGGGCTGGCGATCTGGCTGTCCTCGGCCGGTCTGGCCGACACCGTGCCGGAGTCGCCGGAGACCCTCGACGCGCTGCGGGCGACCCGTGACGCGCTGGCGCGGGGAGACGCCGACCGGCTCAACGAGACCCTGCGCCACGGCCGGATCGGGCGCAGGCTCGGCCCGGACGGGCCGGAGAACGTGGTCGAGACCGACACGCCGGGCTGGCTCGCCGCCTGGCTGGCGGCCGAGCACTACCTGCGGCTGCTGGAACAGGACCCGTCCCGGATCCGCGACTGCGCCAACCCCGGGTGCACGCTGCGGTTCTACGACGTGTCCAAGGCCGGTGCGCGCCGCTGGTGCTCGATGGCGGCCTGCGGCAACCGCGCCAAGGCCAGGAGCCACTACGCCCGGCAGCACCGCCGGGCGCAGTGA
- a CDS encoding helix-turn-helix transcriptional regulator has product MRADRLVSLVLLLRRHGRLTAETLARELEVSTRTVLRDIEALSAAGVPVYAERGRRGGFALLPGFRTELTGLNDDEALALLVSGARPGARAFGLGSALASAMRKVVDALPEHQRGVQRLLLDPEIDLLSRRAAPEEIPGPVLAEVRSAVLTGHKLRIRYAARGAAPQWRTVDPIGLVTVRSQGYLLATRDGADRTYRLSRIDAAEELPEVAERPDHVDLDAVWRERSARFRAGGDVVTVRLRIDPARREELAGTALTVDDERTEDGGWVRLEATFQDSRHAEWALWQLSTRAEVLAPQRLRAVLHDRAAALLHFYGSVGYGSVTRSSRELPE; this is encoded by the coding sequence GTGCGTGCCGATCGGTTGGTCTCGTTGGTGCTCCTGCTGCGCCGGCACGGCCGGTTGACCGCCGAGACACTGGCCCGCGAGCTGGAGGTGTCCACGCGCACCGTGCTGCGTGACATCGAGGCGCTGTCCGCGGCCGGGGTGCCGGTCTACGCCGAGCGCGGGCGGCGCGGCGGGTTCGCGCTGCTGCCCGGCTTCCGTACCGAGCTCACCGGCTTGAACGACGACGAGGCGCTCGCGCTGCTGGTCTCCGGGGCGCGGCCGGGCGCGCGGGCGTTCGGCCTCGGCTCGGCGCTCGCGTCGGCCATGCGCAAGGTGGTCGACGCGCTGCCCGAGCACCAGCGGGGCGTCCAGCGGCTGCTGCTCGACCCGGAGATCGACCTGTTGTCGCGCCGGGCGGCGCCCGAGGAGATTCCGGGCCCGGTCCTCGCCGAGGTGCGTTCCGCGGTGCTCACCGGGCACAAACTGCGTATCCGCTACGCCGCTCGCGGCGCTGCCCCGCAGTGGCGCACCGTCGACCCGATCGGTCTGGTCACCGTGCGTTCCCAGGGTTACCTCCTGGCCACGAGGGACGGCGCCGACCGCACCTATCGCCTGTCCCGGATCGACGCCGCCGAAGAGCTCCCCGAGGTCGCGGAGCGGCCGGATCACGTCGATCTGGACGCGGTGTGGCGGGAGCGCAGCGCGCGCTTCCGGGCCGGCGGTGACGTCGTCACGGTGCGGCTGCGGATCGACCCGGCCCGCCGCGAGGAACTGGCCGGAACGGCACTGACCGTCGACGACGAACGAACCGAGGACGGCGGCTGGGTGCGGCTGGAAGCCACGTTCCAGGATTCGCGGCACGCCGAATGGGCACTCTGGCAGCTCTCCACCCGGGCGGAAGTACTCGCCCCGCAGCGGCTCCGCGCGGTTCTTCACGATCGGGCCGCTGCACTCTTGCATTTCTACGGTAGCGTAGGTTACGGAAGCGTAACCAGAAGCAGCAGGGAGTTGCCGGAATGA
- a CDS encoding Rid family hydrolase, whose amino-acid sequence MQRTAINPSTWSAELGFHQGELVSGHTRTLYVSGQTATSADGKPQHDDDMAAQLALSLDNLAAVLDRAGMTFANLVRLNVYTTDVDLLFAHYGMIPARLGTATTTTMLGVTRLAIPSLLVELEGTAVS is encoded by the coding sequence ATCCAACGCACCGCGATCAACCCGTCGACCTGGTCGGCGGAGCTGGGTTTCCACCAGGGTGAACTCGTCTCCGGGCACACCCGCACGCTCTACGTCTCCGGGCAGACCGCGACGAGCGCCGACGGCAAGCCGCAACACGACGACGACATGGCGGCCCAGCTGGCGCTCAGCCTCGACAACCTGGCCGCCGTACTCGACCGGGCCGGCATGACGTTCGCGAACCTGGTCCGGCTGAACGTGTACACGACCGACGTCGACCTGCTCTTCGCGCACTACGGGATGATTCCGGCCCGGCTGGGCACCGCGACGACCACGACGATGCTCGGCGTGACGCGGCTGGCGATCCCGTCGCTGCTGGTCGAACTCGAGGGCACCGCGGTCTCCTGA
- a CDS encoding pyridoxamine 5'-phosphate oxidase family protein yields the protein MTTFHRGELSAQKRAGVLHEAARLAPMLERPAIPRGARMFLAEQPMLVLGATDRDGDPWATLLTGPPGFLDVDGPSTLTIAATPGPGDPLREALTEPVPVGMIVIEPDTRRRVRMNGTAHPTPAGLRVELAQVYGNCPKYIQARVPTRTPGAPGVAWRGTELTPADLDFIATADTFFITTADLDGNTDASHRGGNPGFLLASGPTRLRWPDYAGNSMFNTFGNLEVNPRAGLLLPDWTTGTLLHLTGSAVVDWDRAHAAGVPGAQRLVDFTVDRVVRVDNAAGLRWSEAEFSRFNPQM from the coding sequence ATGACGACATTTCACCGCGGCGAGTTGAGCGCGCAGAAGCGCGCGGGCGTGCTGCACGAGGCCGCCCGCCTGGCCCCGATGCTCGAACGCCCCGCGATCCCCCGCGGGGCACGCATGTTCCTGGCCGAGCAGCCGATGCTCGTACTCGGCGCGACCGACCGCGACGGCGACCCGTGGGCGACCCTGCTCACCGGCCCGCCCGGTTTCCTCGACGTCGACGGACCGTCCACGCTCACGATCGCCGCGACGCCCGGCCCCGGCGACCCGTTGCGCGAGGCCCTGACCGAGCCGGTCCCGGTCGGCATGATCGTGATCGAACCCGACACGCGCCGCCGGGTCCGGATGAACGGCACCGCCCACCCCACCCCCGCCGGTCTGCGGGTCGAGCTCGCGCAGGTGTACGGCAACTGCCCGAAGTACATCCAGGCCCGGGTGCCGACGCGCACGCCGGGCGCGCCGGGCGTCGCGTGGCGCGGTACCGAGCTCACCCCCGCGGACCTGGACTTCATCGCTACGGCCGACACGTTCTTCATCACGACCGCGGACCTCGACGGCAACACCGACGCCTCGCACCGCGGCGGCAATCCCGGCTTCCTCCTGGCGTCGGGTCCGACACGGTTGCGCTGGCCCGACTACGCCGGCAACTCGATGTTCAACACGTTCGGCAACCTGGAGGTCAACCCGCGCGCCGGCCTCCTGCTGCCCGACTGGACCACCGGCACGCTGCTCCATCTCACCGGCTCGGCGGTCGTCGACTGGGACCGGGCCCACGCCGCAGGCGTCCCCGGAGCGCAACGTCTCGTCGACTTCACCGTCGACCGGGTGGTGCGGGTCGACAACGCCGCCGGGCTGCGCTGGAGCGAGGCGGAGTTCTCCCGGTTCAACCCTCAGATGTAG
- a CDS encoding alpha-ketoacid dehydrogenase subunit beta, protein MTVTTLGKALNAALHRALTDDAKVLVMGEDVGALGGVFRVTDGLQKEFGADRVLDSPLAESAIVGTAIGLALNGYRPVVEIQFDGFVYPAFDQIVSQLAKMRARSRGTVTLPVVVRIPVGGGIGAVEHHSESNEAYFAHTAGLRVVSCSHPADAYRLLRAAIRSDDPVIFYEPKRRYWDRGEVDLDAEPASLDRARVLRTGTDVTLVAHGPSVGVALEAADAAECSVGVVDLRTLSPLDTTTLRRAAEATGRLVVVHEASTFLGIGAEIAAAVTEACFYSLEAPVLRVGAYHLPYPPALVEDQFLPDVDRVLDAIDASLSF, encoded by the coding sequence ATGACCGTGACCACGCTCGGCAAAGCACTCAACGCCGCACTCCACCGCGCGCTGACCGACGACGCCAAGGTGCTCGTCATGGGCGAGGACGTCGGTGCGCTCGGGGGTGTCTTCCGGGTCACCGACGGCCTGCAGAAGGAGTTCGGGGCCGACCGTGTGCTCGACTCCCCGCTGGCCGAGTCGGCGATCGTCGGCACCGCGATCGGGCTCGCGCTGAACGGCTACCGGCCGGTCGTCGAGATCCAGTTCGACGGCTTCGTCTATCCGGCCTTCGACCAGATCGTCTCGCAGCTCGCGAAGATGCGGGCCCGGTCGCGGGGCACGGTGACGCTGCCGGTCGTCGTCCGCATCCCGGTGGGGGGAGGAATCGGCGCGGTCGAGCACCACAGCGAGTCCAACGAGGCCTACTTCGCGCACACGGCCGGGCTGCGCGTGGTCTCCTGCTCGCACCCGGCCGACGCGTACCGCCTGCTGCGCGCCGCGATCCGTTCCGACGACCCGGTGATCTTCTACGAGCCCAAGCGGCGCTACTGGGACCGGGGCGAGGTCGACCTCGACGCCGAGCCGGCGTCGCTCGATCGGGCCCGCGTCCTGCGGACGGGCACCGACGTGACGCTCGTGGCGCACGGACCCTCGGTCGGGGTCGCGCTCGAGGCGGCTGACGCCGCGGAGTGCTCCGTCGGGGTGGTGGACCTGCGGACGCTGTCGCCGTTGGACACCACGACGCTGCGCCGCGCGGCCGAGGCGACGGGTCGCCTCGTCGTCGTGCACGAGGCGTCGACGTTCCTGGGTATCGGCGCGGAGATCGCCGCCGCGGTCACCGAGGCCTGCTTCTACTCGCTGGAGGCGCCGGTGCTGCGGGTCGGCGCGTACCACCTGCCGTACCCACCGGCGCTCGTCGAAGACCAGTTCCTTCCGGACGTCGATCGTGTCCTCGACGCCATCGACGCATCACTGTCGTTCTGA
- a CDS encoding amidohydrolase family protein: protein MSFDLVISRGRVVDPETGLDGIRDVGIDGDRIVAVSAAELTGRRRIDARGLVVSPGFIDLHSHGQAIAECRLQALDGVTTALELEAGAAPVSAAYARAAAEGRPINYGFSASWARIRMHVAGGSPLGEGSTGPLEDLGSSAWRGPAALPTILGLLEKELADGALGIGILLGYAAATDPREYLEIARLAAAAGVPTFTHARPLVEQDPDVAVDGAEEITRVAGETGAHMHYCHINSTSTRHLDRVQALVETVRAEGANVTSEVYPYGTGMSSIGADYFHPDRLHVLGATGTPQDVVYARTGETVASVERLLELRASDPSGLAFIRMFDEVKSADRLARFTALPHAVVASDAVPFVIEDGHPYDPMQWPPPAFARTHPRSAGTYGRTLRIARDTLPLTDVLAKCTVLPARVLENAAPAMRRKGRLQVGCDADVVVFDPELVTDAATYQHSVRPSTGFVHVLVNGEPVVADGQLLRDAFPGRAVRASG, encoded by the coding sequence GTGAGTTTTGATTTAGTGATCAGCAGAGGTCGTGTCGTCGATCCCGAGACCGGCCTCGACGGGATCCGGGACGTCGGCATCGACGGTGATCGGATCGTCGCGGTCTCCGCGGCGGAGCTCACCGGCCGGCGGCGGATCGACGCGCGGGGGCTCGTAGTGTCCCCCGGGTTCATCGACCTGCACAGCCACGGCCAGGCGATCGCCGAGTGCCGCCTCCAGGCGCTCGACGGCGTCACCACGGCGCTGGAGCTCGAGGCCGGTGCGGCGCCGGTGTCGGCGGCCTACGCGCGGGCCGCGGCCGAGGGGCGCCCGATCAACTACGGCTTCTCGGCGTCGTGGGCGCGGATCCGTATGCACGTGGCCGGCGGCTCACCCCTCGGCGAGGGTTCGACGGGGCCGCTCGAGGACCTCGGGTCGTCGGCCTGGCGCGGTCCGGCCGCGCTGCCGACGATCCTCGGTCTGCTGGAGAAGGAACTCGCCGACGGCGCGCTCGGCATCGGCATCCTGCTGGGCTACGCGGCCGCGACGGACCCCCGCGAATACCTCGAGATCGCGAGGCTCGCCGCCGCGGCCGGAGTGCCCACGTTCACGCACGCGCGGCCGCTCGTCGAGCAGGACCCGGACGTCGCCGTCGACGGCGCGGAGGAGATCACCCGGGTCGCCGGCGAGACCGGCGCCCACATGCACTACTGCCACATCAACTCCACGTCGACGCGCCACCTCGACCGGGTGCAGGCGTTGGTCGAGACCGTCCGGGCCGAGGGCGCGAACGTCACGAGTGAGGTGTACCCGTACGGCACCGGCATGAGTTCGATCGGCGCCGACTACTTCCACCCCGATCGGCTGCACGTCCTCGGTGCGACCGGCACGCCCCAGGACGTCGTCTACGCCCGCACCGGCGAGACCGTGGCCTCGGTGGAGCGGCTGCTCGAGCTGCGCGCTTCCGACCCGTCGGGGCTGGCGTTCATCCGGATGTTCGACGAGGTGAAGTCGGCCGACCGGCTCGCGCGGTTCACCGCGCTCCCGCACGCGGTCGTCGCGTCCGACGCGGTTCCGTTCGTGATCGAGGACGGCCACCCGTACGACCCGATGCAGTGGCCGCCGCCGGCGTTCGCGCGGACCCACCCGCGCAGCGCCGGGACGTACGGCCGCACGTTGCGCATCGCGCGGGACACGTTGCCGCTCACCGACGTGCTCGCGAAGTGCACGGTGCTGCCGGCCCGGGTGCTGGAGAACGCCGCGCCGGCGATGCGCCGCAAGGGCCGGCTCCAGGTCGGCTGCGACGCCGACGTGGTGGTCTTCGACCCGGAGCTGGTCACCGACGCAGCGACGTACCAGCACTCCGTGCGGCCCTCGACCGGCTTCGTCCACGTGCTCGTGAACGGGGAGCCGGTCGTGGCCGACGGGCAGTTGCTCCGGGACGCGTTCCCCGGCCGGGCGGTGCGGGCCTCAGGCTGA